One Elephas maximus indicus isolate mEleMax1 chromosome X, mEleMax1 primary haplotype, whole genome shotgun sequence DNA segment encodes these proteins:
- the LOC126069728 gene encoding uncharacterized protein LOC126069728, whose amino-acid sequence MLAQSVVAPHSATPLLTSPLGDSIHQDCVQAVGLIHASHPGSQDRSLGNAGLEIFTGESSFVEGGQQRVGYAVVSRTEVLEANALPDGALAQKVELIAILQALWLAKSKRVTIYTGSEYVLSVLHVHGALWKQGELLNWARKEIRHGQQILQLIEAVSLPAALAVEHCKGHQQEDTGVAQGHQRANLEANRVARTMTPVVVADSSLPQVTEDLYMGHS is encoded by the coding sequence ATGTTGGCCCAATCTGTTGTCGCTCCACATTCGGCCACCCCTCTCCTCACTTCACCTCTGGGAGACTCCATCCACCAGGACTGTGTCCAGGCAGTGGGCCTGATCCATGCCAGCCACCCAGGCTCACAAGATCGATCTCTAGGGAACGCTGGTTTAGAAATCTTCACAGGCGAGAGTAGCTTCGTTGAGGGTGGCCAGCAGAGAGTGGGCTATGCGGTTGTCAGCCGCACCGAGGTCCTTGAGGCAAACGCTCTCCCAGACGGAGCCTTGGCCCAAAAAGTCGAACTGATTGCGATACTCCAGGCCTTGTGGCTGGCCAAGTCCAAGCGAGTGACCATTTATACAGGTTCTGAGTACGTGCTGTCAGTTTTACACGTACACggggctttatggaagcaggggGAGCTTCTGAATTGGGCCAGGAAAGAAATCAGACATGGCCAACAGATTTTACAACTCATTGAGGCGGTGTCACTCCCCGCCGCTCTGGCTGTGGAACACTGCAAAGGACATCAACAGGAAGATACAGGAGTGGCCCAGGGCCACCAAAGGGCCAACTTAGAGGCCAACCGGGTGGCGAGAACCATGACCCCAGTAGTAGTGGCTGATTCTAGCTTGCCGCAAGTTACAGAAGACCTGTATATGGGCCATTCATGA